A genomic window from Myxococcales bacterium includes:
- a CDS encoding VWA domain-containing protein has protein sequence MADPRTLVRLTSELLWSLRREGFAIAPSQSLDVARAMVLLGFEDRGRLADAVAGLVDVRSARREAYDAAFHAFFDADSRVELDERLARAGVTASERAAVREYLALLVEAGAGDTTLAALLEGRGELTRLLAARPTAALLAGADAPLRAGFVAHRVLERLGATRAHSDLDALARDLRGAFGEARAAELMLLLRAELARTLAEARQHVRARARERERERERERGRPAGPLETPFDQLAPSEIAEVRLAVRRLVERLRGRDAVRRRRAARGKPAAGPTIRRSFQTLGIPVAPVFRARVRRRPRLVVLCDISESVRHAARFLLELTYLAQSLFDDTRTFVFVSELGETTRLFAERPISEALAAAFGGAVVPIASNSNYGRALRAFADAELEGIDRRTTVIVLGDGRTNYLDAGADALARIAARAGAVHWLCPEARAAWASGDSAMETYERHCTRVLEVRTARDLDRAVRAALG, from the coding sequence ATGGCCGATCCACGTACGCTCGTGCGGCTCACGAGCGAGCTGCTCTGGTCGCTCCGGCGCGAGGGGTTCGCGATCGCACCGAGCCAGTCCCTCGACGTCGCGCGGGCCATGGTGCTGCTAGGTTTCGAGGATCGAGGACGCTTGGCCGACGCGGTCGCAGGCCTCGTCGACGTGCGATCCGCGCGCCGCGAGGCCTACGACGCCGCGTTCCACGCCTTCTTCGACGCCGACTCCCGCGTGGAGCTGGACGAGCGCCTGGCGCGCGCTGGCGTGACCGCGTCGGAGCGCGCGGCGGTTCGCGAGTATCTCGCGCTGCTCGTCGAAGCGGGGGCCGGGGACACCACGCTGGCGGCGCTCCTCGAGGGGCGCGGCGAGCTCACGAGGTTGCTCGCGGCGCGACCCACCGCGGCGCTCCTCGCCGGCGCAGACGCCCCGCTGCGCGCGGGGTTCGTGGCCCATCGCGTCCTCGAGCGCCTCGGCGCGACACGAGCGCACTCCGACCTCGACGCGCTCGCCCGAGACCTGCGGGGAGCCTTCGGCGAGGCGCGCGCCGCGGAGCTCATGCTCCTGCTGCGGGCGGAGCTCGCCCGTACGTTGGCCGAGGCGCGCCAGCACGTCCGGGCGCGGGCGCGCGAACGCGAACGCGAACGCGAACGCGAACGCGGGCGACCCGCGGGGCCGCTCGAGACCCCGTTCGACCAGCTCGCTCCCTCGGAGATCGCGGAGGTGCGCCTCGCGGTGCGCCGGCTGGTGGAGCGCCTGCGCGGCCGCGACGCGGTCCGGCGTCGCCGCGCGGCCCGGGGGAAGCCCGCGGCGGGCCCGACGATACGCAGGTCATTTCAAACACTTGGAATTCCGGTGGCGCCGGTCTTCCGCGCCCGAGTCCGGCGGCGACCCCGGCTCGTGGTCCTGTGCGACATCAGCGAGTCGGTGCGCCACGCGGCGCGGTTCCTCCTCGAGCTCACGTACCTCGCGCAGAGCCTCTTCGATGACACCCGCACGTTCGTGTTCGTCAGCGAGCTCGGCGAGACGACCCGGCTCTTCGCGGAGCGCCCGATCTCGGAGGCTCTCGCGGCCGCGTTTGGAGGCGCGGTCGTGCCCATCGCCTCGAACTCGAACTACGGCCGGGCCCTCCGCGCCTTCGCAGACGCCGAGCTCGAGGGGATCGACCGGCGCACCACCGTGATCGTGCTCGGCGACGGCCGCACGAACTATCTCGACGCGGGCGCCGACGCGCTCGCCCGCATCGCCGCGCGAGCCGGCGCGGTGCACTGGCTCTGCCCGGAGGCGCGCGCCGCTTGGGCCTCGGGTGACAGCGCCATGGAGACCTACGAGCGCCACTGCACGCGCGTGCTCGAGGTGCGCACGGCGCGCGACCTCGACCGCGCCGTGCGCGCCGCGCTCGGCTGA
- a CDS encoding redoxin domain-containing protein has protein sequence MVVPRRPLRVSVALVGLTALLAPALTQASGPGGARHEAASLRPAWLGVGMDDAARSGAPASRVVVSHVVRGSPAEAAGLREGDRLVRVAGVEVREATQVIRLVSARAPGDLLALEVERAGARRALQATLREHPGPERVVRLEHVGSAAPPFDGALPIGRAPTSLAALRGQVVLLDFWATWCGPCRRVAPQLSALQARFGAQGLRVVGVTTDPIERAATFMELAGTKYPSLADPGGLVSRAYHVSSLPTLFVIDRRGVVRDVFVGFDPARDAALDTLVQSLLAEPDLPAPASAPGDAGAPEAGAR, from the coding sequence ATGGTCGTCCCGCGGCGTCCGCTGCGCGTCTCTGTCGCACTCGTGGGGCTGACTGCCCTGCTCGCGCCCGCGCTCACGCAGGCCTCGGGCCCGGGTGGCGCGCGCCACGAGGCCGCCTCGCTGCGCCCGGCGTGGCTTGGCGTGGGCATGGACGACGCGGCCCGTTCGGGCGCACCTGCGTCGCGCGTCGTCGTCAGCCACGTGGTCCGTGGCTCCCCGGCCGAGGCTGCAGGGCTCCGCGAGGGCGATCGGCTGGTCCGGGTTGCGGGCGTCGAGGTCCGTGAAGCCACCCAGGTCATCCGCTTGGTCTCGGCCCGTGCCCCCGGGGACCTCCTGGCCCTCGAGGTGGAGCGCGCCGGGGCGCGGCGGGCGCTCCAGGCGACCCTCCGGGAGCACCCCGGTCCCGAGCGCGTCGTGCGCCTTGAACACGTGGGGAGCGCTGCACCCCCGTTCGACGGGGCGCTCCCCATCGGCCGCGCGCCGACGAGCCTCGCGGCGCTGCGCGGCCAGGTCGTGCTCCTCGACTTTTGGGCGACGTGGTGCGGTCCGTGTCGACGGGTCGCCCCGCAGCTGAGCGCGCTGCAGGCGCGGTTTGGCGCGCAGGGGCTCCGGGTCGTGGGCGTCACCACCGATCCGATCGAGCGCGCCGCCACGTTCATGGAGCTCGCCGGCACCAAGTACCCTTCGCTCGCGGATCCCGGCGGGCTCGTGTCGCGGGCCTACCACGTGTCGAGCCTGCCGACCCTGTTCGTCATCGATCGCCGCGGGGTCGTCCGCGACGTGTTCGTTGGCTTCGATCCGGCCCGCGACGCCGCGCTCGACACCTTGGTCCAGAGCCTGCTCGCGGAGCCCGACCTGCCCGCTCCTGCCTCGGCCCCGGGCGACGCCGGCGCCCCGGAGGCGGGCGCGCGCTGA
- a CDS encoding nucleoside deaminase encodes MSDEPIPPHDPARIDLRTDDLRWMGVALEEADRAAAEGEVPVGCVLVKGGVEIARAHNRRESSQDPTAHAEVLAIRAAAREVGSWRLEGVTAYVTLEPCAMCAGALVLARVPRVVWGCRDPKGGAVATLFGVGVGDALNHRFESVEGVLAAAAADRLRRFFGALRARGKK; translated from the coding sequence ATGAGCGACGAGCCGATCCCGCCCCACGACCCCGCGCGGATCGACCTGCGCACGGACGACCTGCGCTGGATGGGCGTCGCGCTCGAGGAAGCCGACCGCGCCGCCGCCGAAGGCGAGGTGCCGGTGGGGTGCGTCCTCGTGAAGGGCGGCGTCGAGATCGCGCGCGCCCACAACCGGCGCGAGTCGTCGCAGGACCCCACGGCGCACGCGGAGGTGCTCGCCATCCGCGCCGCGGCGCGGGAGGTGGGCTCCTGGCGCCTGGAGGGGGTCACCGCGTACGTCACCCTCGAGCCGTGCGCCATGTGCGCGGGCGCGCTCGTGCTCGCGCGCGTGCCGCGGGTCGTCTGGGGGTGCCGCGATCCCAAAGGCGGGGCGGTCGCCACGCTGTTTGGCGTGGGCGTGGGGGACGCCCTGAACCACCGCTTCGAGTCGGTCGAGGGGGTCCTGGCCGCCGCCGCCGCCGACCGGCTCCGTCGCTTCTTCGGGGCGCTCCGGGCGCGCGGCAAGAAGTAG
- a CDS encoding transglycosylase domain-containing protein, with protein MTPPARPPARPLDRARVRRRVLIGALVALASCGVGALVAAGPVVRAKVAAGAEAAHLVVEVERVRVGFFVVRLENVRVTPEGEQGASVAIPEVRVTLSAGLTPTRIVASRPVVALEGEPGDLRASWLRWRAKRPPTSGSSRTRDRALVVEDATLHWRSTAGALEVSGGYVSVADGAFVARAELARAQRDRIALEVRGAHLELEGGRTFRSARADSVRFELDRPRSAAAPTAAPVALTPPALPVAQGAKKTNDIKQLERHSAEPFSPLPLPDLAAARARLSVATLALAELLPDGGDLRTAALAVEVRGDSPVSVGPGPFAFVRQGQALHVSFKSAAAATSPPMSLELHAPIGASGETSLTVDGGPLPLSLLGLREGALGFVDVGRATAMAKGRLVLDAPGASVTFDGEIQLANASLSQPRLSRETLRGLSLAVGGRGLLTSSSLRLDDARVVVGAARLGLRGSMEQDASHLQAHLAFDLPSVGCRELAEGVPSGLLPTVRDVRFAGTLTASGRLAFDTKNLDALELDYAIDDRCRATEVPRALSRERFKGAFSHAIVHPDGSRGEATTGPGSGNWTELGGISPFLVAAVTTTEDGSFFRHHGFNHAAIKQSVVANVKARRFVRGASTITMQLAKNLFLVREKTLSRKLEELVLADYLEQVFRKEELMELYLNVVEFGPDIYGVTQAAAHYFGRTPLELNLSECLFLASVLPSPVRSHRLAEHGELPEHWQRHLQLLMRIAERTHRITPAELEVGLQERVVFHKAGTPRPPPRTGLRPTGAGADDGDTDWRRLD; from the coding sequence TTGACCCCGCCCGCCCGCCCGCCCGCTCGCCCGCTCGATCGCGCCCGCGTTCGACGCCGCGTGCTCATCGGCGCGCTCGTGGCGCTGGCCTCGTGCGGAGTGGGGGCGCTCGTGGCGGCGGGGCCCGTCGTGCGGGCCAAGGTGGCCGCCGGCGCCGAGGCCGCGCACCTCGTGGTCGAGGTCGAGCGCGTCCGCGTCGGCTTCTTCGTCGTGCGGCTCGAGAACGTGCGGGTCACTCCCGAGGGCGAGCAGGGCGCCTCGGTGGCCATCCCGGAGGTGCGCGTCACGCTCTCGGCCGGGCTCACTCCGACCCGCATCGTGGCGAGCCGCCCCGTCGTGGCGCTCGAGGGCGAACCAGGCGACCTTCGGGCCTCGTGGCTGCGCTGGCGTGCGAAGCGGCCGCCCACGTCGGGCTCGTCGCGCACCCGTGACCGCGCGCTCGTCGTCGAGGACGCGACCCTCCACTGGCGCTCGACGGCGGGCGCGCTCGAGGTCTCGGGCGGGTACGTCAGCGTCGCGGACGGCGCGTTCGTGGCGCGGGCCGAGCTCGCCCGGGCGCAGCGCGATCGGATCGCCCTCGAGGTCCGGGGCGCGCACCTCGAGCTCGAGGGCGGGCGCACGTTCAGGTCGGCGCGCGCCGACTCGGTGCGGTTCGAGCTCGACCGACCGAGGAGCGCAGCCGCCCCGACCGCCGCCCCCGTCGCCCTCACGCCCCCCGCGCTCCCCGTCGCGCAAGGGGCAAAAAAAACAAACGATATCAAACAATTGGAGAGACACTCCGCCGAGCCGTTCTCGCCGCTCCCGCTCCCCGATCTCGCGGCCGCGCGCGCGCGCCTCTCGGTCGCGACGCTGGCCCTCGCCGAGCTCCTGCCCGACGGCGGCGACCTCCGGACCGCCGCGCTCGCCGTCGAGGTCCGCGGCGACAGCCCGGTCAGCGTAGGCCCTGGGCCCTTCGCGTTCGTCCGCCAGGGCCAGGCGCTGCACGTGTCGTTCAAGTCGGCCGCGGCCGCGACGAGCCCGCCCATGAGCCTCGAGCTGCACGCGCCCATCGGCGCCAGCGGAGAGACCTCGCTGACCGTCGACGGGGGCCCGCTGCCGCTGTCGCTCCTCGGCCTGCGCGAGGGCGCGCTCGGGTTCGTCGACGTGGGCCGCGCGACGGCGATGGCCAAGGGCCGCCTCGTGCTCGACGCGCCGGGCGCGAGCGTGACGTTCGACGGTGAGATTCAGCTCGCGAACGCGTCACTCAGCCAGCCGCGGCTCTCGCGGGAGACCCTCCGGGGGTTGAGCCTCGCGGTCGGCGGTCGCGGCCTGCTCACGAGCAGCTCGCTGCGGCTCGACGACGCCCGCGTAGTGGTCGGAGCGGCGCGCCTTGGACTCCGCGGCAGCATGGAGCAAGACGCCTCCCACCTCCAGGCCCACCTCGCCTTCGACCTGCCCAGCGTCGGCTGTCGGGAGCTCGCCGAGGGGGTCCCCTCGGGGCTCTTGCCCACCGTGCGCGACGTCCGCTTTGCCGGCACGTTGACCGCGAGCGGTCGGCTCGCGTTCGACACGAAGAACCTCGACGCCCTCGAGCTCGACTACGCGATCGACGACCGGTGCCGCGCGACCGAGGTCCCGAGGGCCCTCTCGCGCGAGCGCTTCAAGGGCGCCTTCTCGCACGCCATCGTCCACCCCGACGGCTCGCGCGGCGAGGCGACCACGGGTCCTGGCAGCGGCAACTGGACCGAGCTCGGTGGCATCAGCCCCTTCCTCGTCGCGGCCGTCACCACCACCGAGGACGGCAGCTTCTTCCGCCACCACGGCTTCAACCACGCCGCGATCAAGCAGAGCGTCGTGGCGAACGTGAAGGCGCGCCGCTTCGTCCGCGGCGCGAGCACCATCACCATGCAGCTCGCGAAGAACCTCTTCCTCGTGCGGGAGAAGACGCTCTCGCGAAAGCTCGAGGAGCTCGTGCTCGCCGACTACCTCGAGCAGGTCTTCCGAAAGGAGGAGCTCATGGAGCTTTACTTGAACGTGGTCGAGTTCGGGCCCGACATCTACGGCGTCACCCAGGCCGCCGCGCACTACTTCGGGCGCACTCCGCTGGAGCTCAACTTGTCGGAGTGCTTGTTCCTCGCGTCGGTGTTGCCTTCACCCGTCCGGTCCCACCGCCTGGCCGAGCACGGTGAGCTCCCCGAGCACTGGCAGCGGCACCTGCAGTTGCTCATGCGCATCGCCGAGCGCACCCACCGGATCACGCCCGCGGAGCTCGAGGTGGGTCTCCAGGAGCGTGTGGTCTTCCACAAGGCTGGGACGCCTCGCCCGCCCCCGCGCACCGGGCTGCGGCCCACCGGGGCTGGCGCCGACGATGGCGACACCGACTGGCGCCGACTCGACTGA
- a CDS encoding TerB family tellurite resistance protein, whose product MKKRLTISADACTETLVLLIIMAWADGKLEPREREGVKAAADVFNLSKELRDRLESLLENPLTVDELLVETLSERDRAFAFVAATWVSGVDDDVDAKEKELLDRVAALFGFSAARKQELTDLARDLELRRGDDVKWADEIERLFRAIPPRLGGDEAGVDVSVD is encoded by the coding sequence ATGAAGAAACGCCTGACGATCAGCGCTGACGCCTGCACCGAGACTCTCGTGCTCCTCATCATCATGGCGTGGGCGGACGGAAAGCTCGAACCTCGCGAGCGCGAGGGGGTGAAGGCCGCGGCGGACGTGTTCAACCTCTCGAAGGAGCTCCGCGACCGGCTCGAGAGCCTCCTCGAGAACCCGCTCACGGTGGACGAGCTGCTCGTCGAGACCCTGTCCGAGCGCGATCGCGCGTTCGCGTTCGTGGCCGCGACCTGGGTGTCGGGGGTCGACGATGACGTGGACGCGAAGGAGAAGGAGCTGCTCGATCGCGTCGCCGCGCTCTTCGGGTTCTCAGCGGCTCGTAAGCAGGAGCTCACCGATCTCGCGCGCGATCTGGAGCTGCGCCGGGGCGACGACGTGAAGTGGGCCGACGAGATCGAGCGCCTCTTCCGGGCCATCCCGCCCCGCCTCGGCGGCGACGAGGCCGGCGTCGACGTCTCGGTCGACTGA